In the genome of Coraliomargarita sinensis, one region contains:
- a CDS encoding thiamine-phosphate kinase, giving the protein MFSQNPDDCVRKLGENELIERIRAWLGPVAPPAPYGMGDDCAVLPAVTTSRQQIITTDSLTFGQHFDASAHAHDAGAKLMNRNISDIAAMGGTPGPALLNLLFGPDLSLLWLEQFIAGIRQCCEKFGVTVVGGDISQLPPGQFTASVTLTGLTDSPPALRSTAEIGDTIYVTGTLGGSILHKHLHFEPRIKEGQWLAAHEACTAMMDLTDGLGKDLAALLPEGSSAAINLQNLPLSHDARECARKDSHSPQMHAFCDGEDYELLFTVARGTQSEIFEKQWQTRFPELKVSCIGRIVNAHPAGRYIDIESSEALPWQSGFEHFKQT; this is encoded by the coding sequence ATGTTCAGCCAAAACCCAGACGATTGCGTCCGAAAACTGGGCGAAAACGAACTGATTGAAAGGATCCGCGCCTGGCTTGGACCGGTCGCTCCCCCCGCCCCTTACGGCATGGGCGATGACTGTGCGGTCCTTCCGGCCGTGACGACCTCCCGGCAGCAGATTATAACCACGGACAGTCTGACATTTGGCCAACATTTTGATGCAAGCGCCCATGCACACGATGCTGGGGCTAAACTGATGAACCGCAACATCAGTGATATTGCCGCCATGGGGGGCACACCCGGGCCCGCCCTTTTGAACCTGCTCTTCGGGCCAGACCTGTCACTCCTCTGGCTGGAGCAATTCATCGCCGGCATACGCCAGTGCTGCGAAAAATTCGGAGTGACGGTAGTGGGTGGCGACATCAGCCAACTCCCACCCGGTCAGTTTACCGCTTCGGTCACCCTTACCGGACTCACGGACAGCCCTCCCGCGCTGCGGTCCACGGCCGAGATCGGGGATACCATCTACGTAACCGGCACGCTGGGTGGCAGTATTCTACACAAACACCTACATTTTGAACCCAGAATAAAGGAGGGACAATGGCTGGCAGCTCACGAGGCCTGCACTGCTATGATGGATTTGACGGATGGCCTGGGTAAGGACCTGGCCGCACTCCTTCCTGAAGGAAGTTCTGCCGCTATCAACCTGCAGAACCTTCCCCTGTCGCACGATGCCCGTGAATGTGCACGGAAAGATAGTCATTCCCCGCAAATGCATGCCTTCTGCGATGGTGAAGACTACGAACTGCTGTTTACGGTGGCACGTGGTACTCAATCGGAAATCTTCGAAAAGCAATGGCAGACCAGATTTCCGGAGCTGAAAGTCAGCTGCATCGGCCGGATCGTGAATGCACATCCGGCGGGGCGCTACATCGACATAGAAAGCTCTGAAGCACTGCCCTGGCAGTCGGGATTTGAGCATTTTAAACAAACATGA
- the tsaE gene encoding tRNA (adenosine(37)-N6)-threonylcarbamoyltransferase complex ATPase subunit type 1 TsaE: MSITEQLSQGVETETADETEAMAGELALVIPQDTVLALHGDLGAGKTTFIRGLARAWEINEPVTSPTFNLYTIYEGSRQLIHLDAYRLGSADDLDALMIHDFMHSPWCFAIEWPERISGAVPDDAWHLFLGITDAGKHQIRLEK, encoded by the coding sequence ATGAGTATTACCGAGCAATTATCTCAAGGCGTTGAAACCGAGACCGCCGACGAAACCGAGGCAATGGCCGGTGAGCTAGCTCTGGTAATACCACAGGATACGGTTCTCGCTTTGCACGGGGACTTGGGCGCCGGAAAGACCACATTCATTCGCGGACTGGCACGCGCGTGGGAGATTAACGAACCGGTAACGAGTCCGACATTTAATCTCTACACAATCTATGAAGGAAGCCGCCAACTCATCCACCTAGATGCCTACAGGCTGGGTTCGGCCGATGACTTGGACGCACTCATGATCCATGACTTCATGCACAGCCCATGGTGCTTTGCCATCGAGTGGCCCGAACGCATCAGCGGCGCTGTTCCAGACGATGCCTGGCACCTGTTTCTCGGGATCACGGACGCAGGCAAACATCAAATCCGCCTTGAGAAATAA
- a CDS encoding transglutaminaseTgpA domain-containing protein: MTYRSAKLTTEELHEVKHLMGGLLTMLSFWSLLSLDVQSSWLIAAGLLAVSFSLIRPAWVSHIPPFTWRLTAPLLLVVIIADFLLNIPEFIPSLVRMVVLLLLYRNFAPRYQREDLQLILLCLFCLIMSGVMTVSLLFAFQILLFTPMAMALLFVVCLLDRGEQTEKYETSWTHFSWPRLLQRVWQVLDWRVLALGSAMFGFVVLVSTLLFILTPRFNLDQAIPFLQVETQAMTGFSEEVALGDVSAVQNDNAVAIRIDLPSVDALDTQPYWRMLVLDRYLDGRFQMSGSLNSYKFREPMTRRELPGEGLPPRLRRGEEWTFYMEGGISRYLPVPGDYAVLRFQLPQEIELLREPHVYCLDSVSQSVFSYQIEDMQFNTRFQTGRREWQGLEDARPSTRLDSAHYPLTTFELALRPEERASLSEINGGVVQGRDLSASEYSQELTEFLRGNFEYSLRPDGQVLFPNADDATDPVINWLREGSRGHCELFASAFVLLARDAGYPARLVIGFVGGSWNSVEDYFVIRNRDAHAWVEIYDQAAKEWLRVDPTPGTGSSDPEAVNSGNMQFETGWSAWIDSLRIQWYRRIVNFEQKDQVEMAMSLKDMFKAFAEEFSARAKAAVAEFKAWISQPFSVGNLMRGLVAAFFVLFLVLVWRARYAFMGLIFRLLRRPKALDPVRRQASRYLKRLEEKHGEDFKPDVLIELQELRFGPEVGPDQAKAVFARAKKALRSGDRASPDRW; this comes from the coding sequence ATGACTTACAGGTCGGCCAAGCTGACGACTGAGGAATTGCACGAGGTTAAACACCTGATGGGAGGCCTGTTGACCATGCTTTCTTTCTGGTCGCTGCTATCTCTTGATGTGCAATCCTCATGGCTCATCGCTGCGGGCCTGCTTGCGGTCTCGTTTTCTTTGATTCGCCCAGCCTGGGTGAGTCACATCCCGCCCTTCACCTGGCGGCTGACGGCGCCGCTCCTGCTCGTCGTGATCATTGCGGATTTTCTCCTAAACATCCCAGAGTTTATTCCATCTCTGGTTCGTATGGTGGTCCTGCTTCTACTTTATCGGAATTTTGCGCCCCGCTATCAGCGCGAGGACCTTCAGCTTATCCTACTGTGCCTGTTCTGTCTTATAATGTCGGGCGTGATGACAGTTTCCCTGTTGTTTGCATTTCAAATTCTACTTTTTACTCCCATGGCGATGGCGCTGCTCTTTGTTGTTTGTCTGCTGGACCGGGGGGAGCAAACTGAGAAATACGAGACATCCTGGACTCACTTCAGCTGGCCCCGGCTTCTACAACGGGTCTGGCAGGTGCTCGATTGGCGGGTTCTCGCACTGGGGTCGGCTATGTTCGGGTTTGTAGTCCTGGTTTCGACCTTGCTTTTCATCCTCACGCCGCGCTTCAATCTCGATCAGGCGATCCCGTTCCTACAGGTCGAGACGCAGGCCATGACAGGGTTCAGTGAGGAGGTTGCGCTGGGTGATGTCAGCGCCGTGCAAAATGATAATGCTGTGGCCATTCGGATCGATCTGCCCTCTGTGGATGCACTCGATACGCAGCCCTACTGGCGGATGCTGGTGCTTGATCGTTATTTGGACGGGCGTTTTCAAATGTCGGGTAGCCTGAACAGCTATAAGTTCCGTGAACCGATGACTAGGCGTGAACTACCAGGCGAAGGCTTGCCCCCCCGCCTGCGGCGGGGCGAGGAGTGGACATTTTACATGGAAGGCGGGATCAGTCGCTATTTGCCGGTGCCCGGGGACTATGCAGTGCTGCGCTTTCAGCTCCCGCAGGAGATTGAGCTTTTGCGGGAACCGCACGTTTACTGCCTCGATTCCGTATCACAGAGTGTCTTTTCCTATCAAATCGAGGATATGCAGTTCAATACACGCTTTCAAACCGGGCGGCGTGAATGGCAGGGTTTGGAGGATGCCCGGCCGAGCACTAGACTGGATTCGGCGCACTATCCGCTCACTACTTTCGAACTGGCTTTGAGGCCGGAAGAAAGGGCCAGCCTTTCGGAGATCAATGGCGGAGTGGTTCAGGGGCGGGACCTCTCGGCCTCGGAATACAGCCAGGAATTAACGGAATTTCTGAGAGGTAATTTCGAATACTCGCTGCGTCCGGATGGTCAGGTACTTTTCCCAAATGCAGATGATGCCACTGACCCGGTCATTAACTGGCTCCGGGAGGGCAGTCGGGGGCATTGTGAGCTTTTTGCCAGTGCCTTCGTACTTTTGGCACGGGACGCCGGTTATCCGGCGCGTTTGGTGATCGGTTTCGTTGGTGGTTCCTGGAACTCGGTCGAGGACTACTTTGTCATACGTAACCGCGATGCTCATGCCTGGGTCGAGATCTACGACCAGGCTGCAAAGGAGTGGCTGCGGGTTGACCCCACGCCCGGTACCGGTTCGAGCGATCCGGAGGCGGTGAACTCCGGGAATATGCAATTTGAAACCGGTTGGAGCGCATGGATCGATAGCCTGCGTATTCAGTGGTATCGGAGGATTGTTAACTTCGAGCAGAAGGACCAGGTTGAGATGGCCATGTCGCTGAAGGACATGTTTAAAGCTTTTGCCGAAGAGTTCAGTGCGCGGGCCAAGGCTGCCGTCGCCGAGTTCAAGGCTTGGATATCGCAACCCTTCAGCGTAGGTAATTTGATGCGAGGACTGGTCGCGGCTTTCTTCGTCCTGTTTCTCGTTTTGGTTTGGCGGGCCCGCTACGCATTTATGGGCCTGATTTTTCGATTGTTAAGGAGGCCCAAAGCACTCGATCCTGTGCGCCGGCAGGCCAGTCGCTACCTTAAGCGCCTGGAGGAAAAACACGGTGAGGATTTTAAGCCTGACGTACTTATCGAACTACAGGAACTGAGGTTCGGTCCGGAAGTCGGACCCGATCAGGCGAAGGCGGTATTCGCCCGGGCGAAAAAAGCCTTACGGTCTGGGGATAGGGCATCCCCGGATCGCTGGTAA
- a CDS encoding DUF58 domain-containing protein, with amino-acid sequence MTTSKQAEFRSWNDWTDPDFFEEGRQTERRFIPLFIRQIIPLRFQRTKLTLTGWMLIFVAMGIGSAAYNTASNILFMTLSLMLSSLVLSGILSLINFKKLKWNLKAPAHLQVGEVGAAEIELENLKSVFPSMSICFRVGSSENTKDTSLYMPSALPAGATTRLEWTFKPLRRGPCQINLHGVGSKFPFGFLDKSFGETQEHSVLVWPARVDYHFSPEAKGRRYLSGVSRRASGLGSDLLNIREYVPGDPPRLIHWKATARVNKLMVRQVAQEGEGGFHLVVDPDGNLWSGEQFERLCSVVCSLSDDLFHAGRLDSVCVAGEERTLVRSMRDLHGFFDRLAVLSPMSAPGAGGYENGPKNRITFRPQGEGGIAIYVDDLQVGQADD; translated from the coding sequence TTGACGACGAGCAAACAAGCCGAATTCCGTAGTTGGAACGATTGGACGGATCCGGATTTTTTTGAGGAGGGGCGTCAAACGGAGCGGCGCTTCATCCCGCTGTTTATTCGTCAGATCATCCCGCTCAGATTTCAGAGGACCAAGCTCACGCTGACCGGGTGGATGCTGATCTTTGTCGCGATGGGGATCGGTTCGGCCGCTTACAACACCGCAAGTAATATTCTTTTCATGACATTATCGCTCATGTTGAGCAGTCTTGTCCTGAGCGGTATACTTTCTCTGATAAATTTCAAAAAACTGAAATGGAACCTGAAGGCACCGGCGCATCTTCAGGTGGGCGAAGTCGGCGCGGCCGAAATCGAATTGGAAAACCTGAAGAGCGTTTTTCCCTCAATGAGTATCTGCTTTCGCGTTGGGAGTTCGGAAAATACCAAAGATACCAGCCTGTACATGCCGAGCGCCTTGCCAGCTGGCGCTACGACCCGTCTGGAATGGACCTTCAAGCCGCTTCGGCGCGGCCCCTGTCAGATTAATCTCCACGGAGTGGGTTCAAAGTTCCCCTTCGGTTTTCTCGATAAATCCTTTGGCGAAACCCAGGAACACAGCGTGCTGGTATGGCCTGCCAGGGTGGATTATCATTTTAGTCCCGAGGCCAAGGGACGAAGGTATCTTTCCGGTGTTTCACGTCGGGCCTCCGGCCTGGGCAGTGACCTCTTAAATATACGGGAATATGTGCCCGGAGATCCGCCGCGGCTGATTCACTGGAAAGCGACGGCGCGGGTCAATAAACTGATGGTCCGGCAAGTTGCCCAGGAAGGTGAGGGCGGCTTTCACCTGGTAGTTGATCCCGATGGCAATTTGTGGTCGGGCGAGCAATTCGAGCGGCTCTGCTCAGTGGTCTGTTCGCTGTCCGACGATCTCTTTCATGCCGGCCGCCTCGACTCGGTTTGTGTGGCCGGGGAGGAGCGGACCTTGGTACGCAGCATGCGGGATTTACATGGTTTTTTTGACCGCTTGGCGGTGCTGAGCCCCATGTCGGCCCCCGGTGCGGGCGGCTATGAAAACGGGCCTAAGAATCGGATCACATTCAGACCGCAGGGGGAGGGCGGAATTGCGATTTATGTCGATGACTTACAGGTCGGCCAAGCTGACGACTGA
- a CDS encoding AAA family ATPase: MSNTNVIPAPRALETVDRLRQNIERTIRGKTDAVDKTIICLLAGGHVLVEDLPGLGKTTLAYCLAKSIDCSFSRIQFTSDMLPSDIIGVSIYDERTKEFSFKKGPIFANIVLADEINRTTPKTQSSLLEVMGRAKISVDGQTYTMPPPFLVIATQNPVDYEGTFPLPESQMDRFLMRMEMGYPEFEYEMQILKGGHLHYDQQEAEPVVSRQEVVELQGFVRDVYVEDTVYEYIVRLASATRAEESFRSGVSPRGTLSLKAAAQARALANGRAFVLPEDVSEMLLPVFGHRLALRKPMSDPLEERRSIEGLLTQLLEKTPDPV, translated from the coding sequence ATGTCTAATACCAACGTCATTCCCGCCCCCCGGGCGCTTGAGACCGTCGACCGCCTGCGTCAAAACATCGAACGCACGATTCGGGGGAAAACCGATGCGGTGGATAAGACGATTATTTGCCTGCTGGCGGGGGGGCACGTCCTGGTGGAGGATCTGCCGGGTCTGGGCAAAACCACGCTCGCATACTGTCTCGCGAAGTCGATCGACTGCAGCTTTTCGCGGATTCAGTTTACCAGCGATATGCTGCCTTCCGATATAATCGGGGTCTCGATCTACGATGAACGCACGAAGGAGTTCAGCTTCAAAAAGGGGCCGATTTTTGCCAACATCGTACTGGCGGACGAGATCAACCGGACGACGCCGAAGACCCAGTCCAGCTTGTTGGAAGTTATGGGCCGCGCGAAGATTTCGGTGGACGGCCAGACCTACACCATGCCGCCTCCCTTTCTCGTGATAGCCACGCAGAATCCCGTTGATTATGAGGGGACTTTCCCCCTGCCTGAAAGCCAGATGGACCGTTTCCTGATGCGAATGGAAATGGGATATCCTGAGTTTGAATATGAAATGCAGATTCTCAAGGGAGGCCATCTGCACTACGATCAGCAGGAGGCCGAACCGGTTGTCTCGCGCCAGGAGGTGGTTGAGCTTCAGGGTTTTGTACGAGATGTTTACGTGGAAGACACGGTTTATGAGTATATTGTCCGTCTGGCCTCTGCCACCCGTGCCGAAGAAAGCTTCCGCTCGGGGGTGAGCCCCCGGGGCACGCTCTCATTAAAAGCCGCCGCTCAGGCGCGCGCCCTGGCCAACGGGCGTGCTTTTGTGCTGCCGGAAGATGTCAGTGAAATGTTGCTTCCGGTTTTCGGGCACCGCCTTGCGCTGCGTAAGCCCATGTCGGACCCGTTGGAGGAGCGGCGCTCAATTGAAGGGTTGCTGACTCAGTTGCTGGAAAAGACGCCGGACCCCGTTTGA
- a CDS encoding response regulator, translated as MKTAYIIEDEEILRNLLSTFFATTFPDIELLGMTGDGGEGIEQCLELAPDLVIVDIQLPEVNGLEILHLLKRKYPKIKILIFTGKTSHQTVKIAVNGNADGFINKISGLEELEKAIRAVEKDEQFFSPEIYDEVVRIRKEGPKRSRPPF; from the coding sequence ATGAAGACCGCTTACATAATCGAAGACGAGGAAATCCTGCGGAATCTACTCTCTACTTTTTTTGCCACGACTTTTCCTGATATTGAACTGCTCGGCATGACCGGCGACGGAGGCGAAGGTATCGAGCAGTGCCTGGAACTGGCTCCGGACCTAGTCATCGTCGATATTCAACTCCCCGAAGTCAATGGCCTGGAGATTCTCCACCTGCTCAAACGCAAGTATCCCAAGATCAAAATTCTTATTTTCACCGGTAAAACCTCGCATCAAACTGTTAAGATCGCGGTCAATGGAAATGCCGACGGTTTTATCAACAAGATTTCCGGTCTGGAAGAACTGGAAAAGGCGATCCGCGCCGTCGAGAAGGACGAACAGTTTTTCAGCCCCGAGATTTACGACGAGGTGGTTCGTATTCGTAAAGAGGGGCCCAAACGTTCACGCCCGCCTTTTTGA
- the gspG gene encoding type II secretion system major pseudopilin GspG yields the protein MQTRLQRNRKQQAGFSLIEILIVIALIAILVTVTIGNLDNIFGGQQEKVAGIFVSQTAKIGFQAYKLDVGNYPSTEEGISALVKAPAGKDSRWKGPYLEEVPLDPWGNAYQYRFPGSKNINGARGYDIWSLGPDGVESADDIGNWK from the coding sequence ATGCAGACAAGACTTCAACGAAATCGTAAACAACAAGCTGGTTTCAGTTTGATTGAAATCCTTATCGTCATCGCGCTCATCGCCATTCTGGTGACGGTGACCATTGGCAATCTGGATAATATTTTCGGTGGCCAGCAGGAAAAAGTGGCTGGCATCTTTGTTAGCCAGACAGCCAAAATCGGATTTCAAGCTTACAAACTGGATGTCGGAAATTATCCCAGCACGGAAGAGGGAATTTCCGCACTCGTCAAAGCGCCTGCCGGAAAAGACAGCCGCTGGAAAGGCCCCTACCTTGAAGAAGTGCCCCTGGACCCCTGGGGTAACGCCTACCAATACCGCTTCCCCGGTTCCAAAAACATAAACGGCGCCAGAGGTTATGACATCTGGTCACTTGGGCCGGATGGCGTGGAAAGCGCCGATGACATTGGCAACTGGAAATAG
- a CDS encoding pilus assembly FimT family protein, whose protein sequence is MTLATGNSRPGTARSGFTLIEILLVIALIAVAVSVVLVNFTAFADRGESTSPEEVLTAAIRKARFIAAAERITTKLSYDSENGSLRIDPGAEQFPINSDFGPDGRGEIRFFLIPSAQGLSPFPDPDRSTLETAAVAFAPDRSSSPFLAEIDSGRGSPARLRFDPFSSVIRTEE, encoded by the coding sequence ATGACATTGGCAACTGGAAATAGCCGCCCCGGCACGGCCCGCAGCGGTTTTACCCTGATCGAAATCCTGCTGGTCATAGCTCTGATTGCAGTCGCAGTCAGTGTTGTTTTGGTGAATTTTACCGCCTTCGCCGACCGTGGCGAGAGTACATCGCCCGAGGAGGTACTGACCGCAGCGATTCGCAAGGCACGCTTTATCGCGGCAGCCGAACGAATCACCACCAAGCTGAGCTACGACAGTGAGAATGGAAGCCTCCGTATCGACCCGGGTGCGGAACAGTTCCCGATCAATTCGGATTTCGGGCCGGACGGTCGCGGTGAAATTCGCTTTTTTCTGATTCCCTCCGCCCAGGGCTTGAGCCCGTTTCCGGACCCCGATCGTTCCACTCTGGAGACAGCTGCGGTGGCTTTCGCACCGGATCGTAGCTCAAGCCCGTTTCTCGCCGAGATCGACAGCGGGCGCGGCTCGCCCGCCCGGCTCCGATTCGATCCTTTCTCCAGTGTCATTCGCACGGAAGAATGA
- a CDS encoding PulJ/GspJ family protein: MKKNTPGHSRIDSAFTLVEVLIALTIFAMAGTYLMSTFASSLTARERSVSDDLLHEDIRAVRMQLLLEPNLEDAEDGGEYPTLNHGEASWRAKIEPTEIIDLFTVELSIEFSEPPEDGPRGHTEKLYLLRPTWSEGDERSDLLEDKRQELERSRDFDRF; encoded by the coding sequence ATGAAAAAAAACACACCAGGACACAGTCGCATTGACTCCGCCTTCACGCTGGTCGAGGTGCTGATCGCACTGACGATTTTTGCCATGGCCGGCACTTATTTGATGTCGACATTTGCCAGCTCACTGACCGCGAGAGAACGCAGTGTCAGTGACGACCTGCTTCACGAGGATATACGAGCGGTACGCATGCAGCTTCTACTTGAGCCTAATCTGGAGGATGCGGAGGATGGCGGCGAATACCCCACCCTTAATCATGGTGAAGCCTCCTGGCGGGCAAAAATCGAACCGACCGAAATTATCGACTTATTTACGGTCGAACTCTCCATCGAATTTTCCGAACCGCCCGAAGACGGGCCGAGGGGGCACACGGAAAAGCTGTATCTTTTACGCCCCACATGGTCGGAAGGGGATGAGAGATCCGACCTTCTTGAAGACAAGCGCCAGGAGCTTGAGCGCAGTCGTGACTTCGACCGGTTTTAA
- a CDS encoding PulJ/GspJ family protein, giving the protein MFDVRRSNRSGFTLLEVLLAITITGFVLASASAMLVSVSNIWSNRQESNFFENHVDGVAEFVQSCFTRAGTEIALSAPDTPSESGENREGEPDRAGEAPEVSVSIDSENEKRTNPSSGEKSGSSLLRQSENPIDWAKPPGFASYRDPLINFRLRDNPPLFVNTDNAPVMGIDAFLYFDRDEGLSLLWYSVLQEEVEDENDLRRTAVSPYVTSIRYVYWDERFERWEEEDEPQEGEEDEFLLPRFIKLIFEHEGVTKERTVSVPVPSRTALIF; this is encoded by the coding sequence ATGTTCGATGTTCGACGTTCCAACCGCTCCGGCTTTACCCTGCTGGAAGTTCTGCTGGCTATCACCATTACCGGTTTTGTTCTGGCTTCAGCCAGTGCGATGCTGGTCTCCGTCAGCAACATCTGGTCGAACCGACAGGAGAGTAACTTTTTCGAGAACCATGTCGATGGGGTCGCGGAATTCGTTCAATCCTGTTTCACCCGTGCCGGCACTGAAATTGCACTTTCCGCCCCCGATACCCCCTCCGAGTCCGGGGAAAACCGGGAGGGCGAACCGGATCGTGCGGGAGAAGCGCCTGAGGTATCGGTCAGTATCGACTCAGAAAATGAAAAAAGGACGAATCCTTCCAGCGGGGAGAAATCCGGCAGCAGCCTGCTCCGGCAATCGGAGAACCCCATCGATTGGGCCAAACCGCCCGGGTTTGCCAGCTATCGTGACCCGCTGATCAATTTCAGGCTCAGGGATAATCCCCCGCTCTTCGTTAACACGGATAATGCACCCGTCATGGGCATCGATGCTTTCCTGTACTTTGACCGGGATGAGGGGCTCAGTCTACTCTGGTACTCAGTCCTCCAGGAAGAGGTCGAGGATGAGAACGATCTCCGGCGCACGGCCGTCAGTCCCTATGTCACATCGATTCGTTACGTTTACTGGGACGAGCGCTTTGAACGCTGGGAGGAAGAAGACGAGCCGCAGGAAGGTGAAGAGGATGAATTCCTGCTTCCGCGATTCATCAAGCTGATCTTCGAGCATGAGGGCGTGACTAAAGAACGCACCGTCTCGGTCCCCGTCCCCTCACGAACCGCTTTGATCTTCTAA
- a CDS encoding general secretion pathway protein GspK, with protein sequence MFALNTDRRRHEPALKQTGRCRSCRESRKGSVLIAVLAIILLLSFLITRFMEEALEDLEYRSIFNEPVDVRSYAYSVLEVSLATIHEVALIDEGKLYAPEQGWGQPLEYANVEVPNGWEVSVEITDMGGKLAINTMDEELLNRMLEESFEFDFGTARELSSMLLDWIDEDNSKRLNGAESEDYLRRNPPYRAANGPLQTLEELRMIEVWEDEFFHETGEPNELFTKLSDMVSVYHSGKVNLNKAPAEVLELLALQDGYDEEYLFDGLEQPYLTQTPGTANTATSGVEISLLRVTVSLYRGNVPYTISALVEPNFSTGSGGPGGNNPGRRSDDDAPRTGTPEEQDAIRYPFKILQLSEYDAGDLTSAPSGRYSALDMEDEIPSF encoded by the coding sequence ATGTTTGCGCTCAACACAGACCGACGGCGACACGAACCGGCCTTAAAGCAGACAGGCCGGTGCCGTTCTTGTCGCGAGAGCCGTAAAGGCTCGGTCCTGATTGCCGTCCTGGCGATTATTCTTCTGCTTTCGTTTCTCATTACCCGCTTCATGGAAGAAGCCCTGGAAGACCTGGAATACCGATCCATCTTCAACGAGCCCGTAGACGTCAGAAGTTATGCCTATAGCGTCCTTGAGGTGAGTCTCGCAACGATCCACGAAGTGGCACTGATCGACGAAGGCAAACTTTACGCTCCGGAACAGGGATGGGGACAACCGCTTGAGTATGCCAATGTCGAGGTACCCAATGGATGGGAGGTCTCCGTCGAGATTACCGACATGGGCGGCAAGCTCGCCATAAACACGATGGATGAAGAGTTGCTCAATAGAATGCTCGAAGAAAGCTTCGAATTCGACTTTGGCACGGCACGGGAACTGAGCAGTATGCTTCTGGACTGGATCGACGAGGACAACTCCAAGCGACTAAACGGAGCGGAGTCGGAAGATTATCTTCGCCGCAATCCGCCCTACCGCGCAGCCAACGGCCCGCTTCAGACCCTTGAGGAGTTGCGTATGATCGAAGTCTGGGAAGACGAATTTTTCCATGAAACGGGTGAGCCGAATGAGCTTTTCACCAAACTTTCCGACATGGTCTCCGTTTATCATTCCGGTAAAGTGAATTTGAATAAAGCACCTGCCGAAGTGCTTGAGCTACTGGCTTTGCAGGACGGCTACGACGAGGAATATCTTTTTGACGGTCTTGAACAGCCTTATCTCACACAGACGCCCGGCACGGCAAACACAGCAACCAGCGGGGTCGAAATCTCGCTGCTCCGGGTCACGGTCAGCTTGTATCGAGGCAACGTGCCCTACACGATCAGCGCACTGGTCGAGCCTAATTTCAGTACTGGTTCGGGAGGCCCGGGCGGGAATAATCCGGGCCGTCGAAGCGATGACGACGCCCCGCGCACCGGAACGCCAGAGGAACAGGATGCCATCCGCTACCCTTTCAAAATATTACAGTTGAGTGAATACGATGCAGGGGATTTAACTTCGGCACCGTCTGGTCGTTACTCTGCACTAGACATGGAAGATGAAATACCTTCATTCTGA